One window of the Pseudomonas sihuiensis genome contains the following:
- the tpx gene encoding thiol peroxidase: MAQVTLKGNPVQVDGQLPQAGQQAPAFSLVAGDLSDVTLASLAGKRKVLNIFPSVDTPTCATSVRKFNAEAGQLNNTVVLCISADLPFAQARFCGAEGLESVVNLSSLRGADFLKNYGVAIASGPLTGLAARAVVVLDENDKVLHSELVGEIADEPNYAAALAALK, translated from the coding sequence ATGGCGCAAGTCACTCTCAAAGGCAACCCGGTGCAGGTCGACGGCCAACTGCCGCAGGCCGGCCAACAGGCACCAGCGTTCAGCCTGGTCGCTGGTGACCTGAGCGACGTCACCCTGGCCAGCCTGGCTGGCAAGCGCAAGGTGCTGAACATCTTCCCCAGCGTCGACACCCCGACCTGCGCTACCTCCGTGCGCAAGTTCAACGCCGAAGCCGGTCAACTGAACAACACCGTGGTGCTGTGCATCTCCGCTGACCTGCCGTTCGCCCAGGCACGCTTCTGTGGTGCCGAAGGTCTGGAAAGCGTGGTCAACCTGTCCAGCCTGCGTGGCGCCGACTTCCTCAAGAACTACGGTGTGGCCATTGCCAGCGGCCCGCTGACCGGCCTGGCCGCGCGCGCCGTGGTAGTGCTGGATGAAAACGACAAGGTGCTGCACAGCGAGCTGGTTGGCGAAATCGCTGATGAGCCGAATTACGCAGCCGCCCTGGCCGCGCTGAAGTAA